The proteins below are encoded in one region of Thermodesulfobacteriota bacterium:
- a CDS encoding DUF4139 domain-containing protein: GNAFDVVGDRKQTTWSPVATNVTESEYEISLRNHKTEDITVRVEEAIPGDWKILESSHPYKKEDSGAAVFSVKVPRDKEVVVRYKVRSRY, encoded by the coding sequence TCGGGAACGCTTTCGACGTCGTGGGAGACAGGAAGCAGACCACCTGGAGCCCGGTCGCCACGAACGTTACCGAGTCGGAGTACGAGATCTCCCTGAGGAACCACAAGACGGAGGACATCACGGTGCGGGTCGAGGAGGCGATCCCCGGGGACTGGAAGATCCTCGAAAGCTCGCACCCTTACAAGAAGGAGGATTCCGGGGCAGCCGTATTTTCGGTAAAGGTTCCCCGGGATAAGGAAGTCGTGGTGCGGTACAAAGTGAGGTCGAGGTACTAG